A single region of the Gossypium arboreum isolate Shixiya-1 chromosome 12, ASM2569848v2, whole genome shotgun sequence genome encodes:
- the LOC108478230 gene encoding thioredoxin-like 1-2, chloroplastic translates to MASSSLKCGSYFSVFNETMLSSHSKKASWFSTSCTSLDSKASSSSKKFPALTFDFWGKPLVVPDQNGSRNCTTKPENKFSVQAETTCVSRCMRWWEKNLKPNMVKIHSAQELVCSLQNAGDRLVIIDFYSPGCGGCKALHPKICQLAEQNPNAIFLEVNYEELKKMCQCLNIHVLPFFRFYKGAEGRVSSFSCTNATIRKFKAALAKHGSDECSLGPAKGLDESEVMKLVSAGELSLSSLQSPSLNDSMFIRTMELSGILNKADNNWIMLQKEGALL, encoded by the exons ATGGCTTCTTCTTCATTGAAGTGTGGTTCATATTTTTCTGTGTTCAATGAGACTATGTTGAGTTCCCATTCCAAGAAAGCTTCCTGGTTTTCGACATCATGCACTTCTTTAGATTCCAAGGCTTCTTCATCATCAAAAAAGTTTCCTGCTTTAACCTTTGATTTTTGGGGGAAACCACTTGTCGTCCCAGATCAGAATGGTTCAAGAAACTGCACCACCAAACCTGAAAACAAATTCTCTGTTCAA GCTGAAACAACCTGTGTGAGCCGATGTATGAGATGGTGGGAAAAAAATCTTAAACCCAACATGGTGAAGATCCACTCTGCTCAAGAACTTGTATGTTCCTTACAAAATGCTGGTGATCGATTGGTCATTATCGACTTCTATTCACCCGGTTGTGGTGGTTGCAAAGCCCTCCATCCTAAG ATCTGTCAACTGGCTGAACAGAATCCAAATGCGATTTTCCTTGAAGTTAACTATGAAGAACTGAAGAAGATGTGTCAATGTCTCAATATTCATGTCTTACCCTTCTTTAGGTTCTATAAAGGTGCTGAAGGGCGAGTCAGCAGCTTCAGCTGCACCAATGCTACG ATCAGGAAATTCAAAGCTGCATTGGCAAAGCACGGATCGGATGAATGCAGCCTTGGCCCTGCCAAAGGTTTGGATGAGTCTGAGGTGATGAAACTAGTATCAGCTGGTGAATTATCATTAAGTAGTTTACAATCACCTTCCTTGAACGATTCCATGTTCATCAGAACCATGGAACTGTCTGGTATCTTGAACAAAGCAGATAATAATTGGATAATGCTCCAAAAGGAGGGTGCTCTGCTATAG